Part of the Nicotiana sylvestris chromosome 2, ASM39365v2, whole genome shotgun sequence genome, ttctaggtagaggcatgtgttgactttcgaaatattttggttttatatttatttaagacttctgcttaaatctcatattccgctgtcATTTAGATGTTTATCACTTGGTAATATAATCTGTAAAAAGGATTAAATTAAAAGtgttaaagatttctaagttcgtgtcttgcctaacttctacgagtaggtgccatcgcgactcccgagggtgggaattccgggtcatgACAGGTGTCATGAGTTGTGCTGGCCACGGTAATGGGAAGgacgatttctcctttcgttgtttcgcttgccatgttgaacccATAGAGGACCCAAGTGGCGGGCACGATCCGTTCGAGCAATCCAAGCTATTCTATCACCCTTGCCTGATAATAttagccgagctacctggatccatgagTACACATTTTATCTGAAAATAATTTACAAGAAAGGAGATTACCAGGGCATCATTATGGGGTTGAGACAGGCCCTCGATAtcttcttcgctgaatgtgagggcgtcttCGGGGATATATCTCCGAGTCcgtttttccctggtgatggatatttttgttctcttcatcacgggttcctgcggggcatcgacACCCcctatgatcatgtggatgatgtGTTGCGCTTCGTTTGCCTCattcttcttggttgcctccctgtctcgaatttgatttttggcttgatcgctaaggaattcctgAAGGTGCCCTTTGTTGAGTAGCCGGGCCACTTTTTCTCGTAGttgatggcaatcctcggtcaTGTGACCGTGTGTGTTGTGGAACTCACACACGAAGTTGTAATTTCTCTGTGAAGGGTTCGACTGTATTGGTTTCAACCACTTGGCATCCCTGATTGTGCCgatagcgaacacgatgtctgatatatCAACGctaaagttgtattccgataagtggGGAGCATTTGTCGGCACCATATTTTGATCGAACTTGGTTCtgttgatgagccctcgaggATCCTGTCCTCGATCTATCCTCCGATCGTTGCAGGGTAGGTTGTGCCTCAAGGCGTTCCTTCTGTCTTCAAGGTacggttggtacctttctttTCTTGGTTGTGACTCTTTTGCTAGGAGTCTTTTTGGGTATACTGATCCTGAAGGGGCTCCTAGatggtcatcctcggccctgatctttgactggtatcggttgtgaacatccgaccaggtcacggccgGATATTCAATTAGATTTTGCTTTAACTGTTTTGAAGCCATCGAGCTTCGTTCtttcaggccttgggtgaaggcctgcaccgcccattcgtcggagactggtggcagctccatccgttccatct contains:
- the LOC138885668 gene encoding uncharacterized protein, which codes for MELPKYNGTSDPNEHVTAYTCAVNGNDIKNDEIESMLLKIFGETLSKGSMMWYHNLAPNSIDSFSMLADSFIKAHVGAIKVAMRKSDVFKIKQRENEMLREFVSRFQMERMELPPVSDEWAVQAFTQGLKERSSMASKQLKQNLIEYPAVTWSDVHNRYQSKIRAEDDHLGAPSGSVYPKRLLAKESQPRKERYQPYLEDRRNALRHNLPCNDRRIDRGQDPRGLINRTKFDQNMVPTNAPHLSEYNFSVDISDIVFAIGTIRDAKWLKPIQSNPSQRNYNFVCEFHNTHGHMTEDCHQLREKVARLLNKGHLQEFLSDQAKNQIRDREATKKNEANEAQHIIHMIIGGVDAPQEPVMKRTKISITREKRTRRYIPEDALTFSEEDIEGLSQPHNDALIILPSDKHLNDSGI